From Drosophila nasuta strain 15112-1781.00 chromosome X, ASM2355853v1, whole genome shotgun sequence, one genomic window encodes:
- the LOC132795821 gene encoding zinc finger protein 354C gives MEPKRILPKDNLGNNNNKGALAALIPNASTKKRQSSRRRYFCRCCLVAFSRFLTCKTHEQLCDARMERLHMCKYCLTLFGDEELRQRHMQRKHTDTRYMCLQCGTAGKRYSSPVFLYKHVVSWHGEHSLFYCGMCADDSCNDARAFSSMSRLLEHAENDHQVHINCDGSVVDETEDLEMLEENIDELLPMLDWDDDLTFGWPMDLDKESCIADPKPKPSAYVCPICANGFTGGISLLNHVEQSHQRNPLDCIFCGKTHKNREAIRAHLQRQHVLLRAHICSECQADFTTADHLLKHMRSQHMQRTHHVCPECGKAFAQSIHLTEHLMSERGHIKHICQLCNTQFFRSIDLLRHNQLKHN, from the exons ATGGAGCCAAAGCGTATATTACCTAAGGATAATTTgggtaacaacaataacaaaggtGCACTCGCTGCCCTTATACCGAATGCAAGTACGAAAAAACGGCAATCCTCAAGACGACGCTACTTTTGCCGGTGTTGCTTGGTCGCTTTTTCGCGCTTTCTCACCTGCAAGACGCATGAACAGCTGTGCGATGCTCGCATGGAGCGACTGCACATGTGCAAATACTGCCTAACGCTCTTTGGTGATGAGGAGCTGCGCCAACGGCACATGCAACGCAAACACACCGATACACGCTACATGTGCCTGCAATGCGGCACAGCAGGCAAGCGTTACAGCTCTCCGGTTTTTCTCTATAAACATGTCGTCTCCTGGCATGGCGAACATTCGCTCTTCTACTGTGGCATGTGTGCCGACGACAGCTGCAACGATGCTCGCGCGTTCAGCTCGATGAGTCGCCTATTGGAGCATGCCGAGAACGATCATCAGGTGCATATTAATTGTGATGGCAGTGTGGTGGATGAAACGGAGGATCTGGAAATGCTGGAAGAGAACATCGATGAACTGCTGCCAATGCTAGACTGGGATGATGATCTCACGTTTGGCTGGCCCATGGACCTAGACAAAGAGTCGTGCATTGCCGATCCCAAGCCCAAACCCAGCGCATATGTGTGTCCCATTTGTGCAAATGGTTTCACTGGCGGCATCAGCCTCTTAAACCACGTGGAGCAATCGCATCAACGCAATCCACTCGATTGCATTTTCTGCGGCAAAACGCACAAAAATCGCGAGGCAATTCGTGCCCATCTTCAGCGTCAACATGTCCTGCTGCGTGCCCACATTTGTTCCGAATGTCAGGCGGACTTCACCACGGCCGATCATCTGCTGAAGCATATGCGCAGTCAGCACATGCAACGCACCCATCACGTTTGTCCAGAGTGCGGCAAGGCGTTTGCCCAGAGCATTCACCTGACGGAGCATCTGATGTCGGAGCGCGGTCACATCAAGCACATCTGTCAACTGTGCAACACGCAGTTCTTTCGATCCATCGATCTGTTGCGCCACAATCAGCTTAAGCACAACTG a
- the LOC132795823 gene encoding uncharacterized protein LOC132795823 — protein MTRTQHTTRSCSSSSNDLQHAQQRRRRQMSTQFFALLLLLLISCSAAATAQSRYYYTSTSDAQQGASKVRTQRQAAASASAATASVIDETADASSCCQGAATAGAEPVTLSLELSNVTTEYTDVEGKSSSREQFKRSADQPPLAMAASCSPQPTIVELNVGQEDAEQSGGNVRYAPVCTRVNRCSGCCGSTLIACQPTETEALQMRVRKLDGSNSKKKVYVIVTVEQHVKCKCDCRIRAEDCNSYQEYRKDLCRCECQNTDARDKCLEQSENKYWDDANCTCACRYNQSCTTGTIFDESQCKCTDPSAPSDYSDRRRFIVQAIAVEPDNSTLYTV, from the exons ATGACACGAACCCAGCACACGAcacgcagctgcagcagcagcagcaatgatTTACAGCATGCGcaacagcgacgtcgacgtcaaaTGTCAACACAGTTcttcgcattgttgttgttgcttttgatCAGCTGCAGCGCAGCGGCGACTGCGCAGTCCCGTTACTACTACACATCAACGTCGGATGCACAACAGGGCGCCAGCAAGGTGCGAACACAGCgtcaagcagcagcatcagcgtCAGCGGCGACAGCAAGTGTCATCGATGAGACAGCAGATGCGTCGAGTTGCTGCCAAGGCGCTGCCACTGCCGGCGCTGAGCCCGTCACG CTGTCTCTCGAGCTAAGCAATGTGACGACAGAGTACACGGATGTTGAGGGCAAGAGCAGCTCGAGGG AACAATTTAAGCGGAGTGCCGATCAACCGCCTTTGGCGATGGCCGCCAGCTGTTCGCCGCAACCGACAATTGTGGAGCTGAATGTGGGACAAGAGGATGCGGAACAAAGTGGCGGCAATGTGCGCTATGCTCCAGTCTGCACACGCGTCAATCgctgcagcggctgctgcggcTCCACGTTGATTGCGTGCCAACCGACGGAGACGGAGGCGTTGCAGATGCGAGTGCGTAAATTGGATGGCAGCAATAGCAAGAAGAAGGTCTATGTGATTGTGACGGTGGAGCAGCATGTGAAGTGCAAATGCGATTGCCGGATACGTGCCGAGGATTGCAACTCGTATCAGGAGTATCGCAAGGATCTGTGTCGCTGCGAGTGCCAAAATACGGATGCGCGTGACAAGTGCTTGGAGCAATCGGAGAACAAGTATTGGGACGATGCCAATTGCACCTGCGCCTGTCGCTACAATCAGAGCTGCACCACCGGCACCATCTTCGATGAGTCGCAATGCAAATGCACCGAT CCATCAGCTCCTAGCGACTATTCGGATCGCAGACGCTTCATTGTCCAGGCCATTGCCGTAGAGCCGGATAATAGCACCCTCTACACCGTCTAG